Proteins encoded in a region of the Apostichopus japonicus isolate 1M-3 chromosome 19, ASM3797524v1, whole genome shotgun sequence genome:
- the LOC139959780 gene encoding uncharacterized protein codes for MPTAALAKLMALKYLDLFGNLIERLEASSLLNNANITYLNLGNNIIRQIHVNSFEGLMHLENLILSENKLTVLPPLSSKYLLKLRSVALSGNDIQCESNGISQNETSTLRSLHLDDNNFVNLTQYCLQLSSSMTILSIANNSMSYIDTLAMGNKTHDVLKSLILATNELTEVPTTLLKYLPQLVTIVLRNNRIANIFADTFQHNAHLTLLDLSHNFITACDKGAFAELSYLESLNLNYNLLVSLPEESFGSVVNFLIKLEGNPWHCNCSLYYLWLDLSKSRFFVQSFDCVSPHHFSNTSFLDVPFKSLCNMNVTTITTTEILHATITTDAVSLMPSSHIHLITLGTTVLLVTSFIFCTLCIELWKRSRTSAPNNGGVSATNSAGLQLRQI; via the coding sequence ATGCCTACGGCAGCTTTAGCGAAACTGATGGCTTTGAAATATCTCGATCTCTTTGGAAACCTTATCGAGAGACTTGAAGCCAGTTCTCTCTTAAACAATGCCAATATAACATACCTTAACCTCGGAAACAATATCATTCGACAAATTCATGTGAATTCTTTCGAAGGATTGATGCATTTAGAGAATTTGATCCTGTCCGAAAACAAACTGACGGTATTGCCTCCTTTATCGTCAAAATACTTATTAAAGCTAAGGTCAGTGGCATTAAGCGGTAATGATATACAGTGTGAAAGCAATGGAATCTCTCAAAACGAAACGTCTACACTTCGATCTCTTCATTTGGACGACAATAATTTCGTAAATTTAACTCAATATTGTCTTCAACTATCCTCTAGCATGACGATTCTTTCTATAGCTAACAACTCCATGTCATACATTGATACTCTTGCGATGGGGAATAAGACACATGATGTATTGAAGAGCTTAATTTTGGCAACGAACGAATTAACAGAAGTACCGACAACTTTATTAAAGTACCTTCCCCAATTAGTTACGATCGTTTTAAGGAATAATCGCATTGCAAACATTTTTGCTGACACCTTTCAACATAATGCACATCTTACATTGCTTGATTTATCGCATAATTTTATAACGGCATGCGACAAAGGAGCTTTTGCTGAACTAAGCTATCTGGAAAGTTTGAATCTTAACTACAATTTACTCGTTAGTTTGCCAGAAGAAAGTTTTGGTTCCGTTGTCAATTTCTTAATCAAATTAGAAGGCAACCCATGGCATTGTAACTGTTCATTATATTATCTATGGCTGGATCTATCCAAAAGTAGATTTTTCGTCCAATCTTTTGACTGTGTAAGTCCACACCATTTCTCTAATACAAGTTTTCTAGACGTACCTTTCAAATCACTTTGCAATATGAACGTTACGACAATTACAACTACAGAAATATTACATGCTACCATAACAACAGATGCCGTTTCTTTAATGCCGTCCTCGCATATACATCTAATCACTTTAGGAACTACAGTTCTGCTGGTTACATCTTTTATATTCTGCACATTGTGCATTGAACTTTGGAAGAGATCTCGGACATCAGCGCCAAATAATGGTGGAGTTTCCGCTACCAATTCAGCAGGACTTCAACTGAGGCAAATTTAG